DNA sequence from the Flavobacterium lipolyticum genome:
CCTTCTTCAACTTTCTTGAAGATATTCTCGGTCACAACAATACCGTCGTCAACCACCAGACCGGTGGCTAAAACAATCGCAAGCAGAGTCAATACGTTGATCGAAAATCCGAAAAGCCACATGATAAAAAATGTCGCGATCAAGGAAACAGGAATATCAATTAATGGTCTGAATGCAATAGCCCAGTCTCTGAAAAACAAGTAAATAATAATGATTACCAGAATAATGGATATCCCTAAAGTTTCGGCAACTTCAAGTACTGATTTTTTCACAAAGATCGTATTGTCCAGTGCAATATTCAGTTTGATATCTTTTGGAAGATCCTTTTTTAAGGCTTCGTACTTTTTGTAAAATTCAGATGAAATGTCCAGATAGTTGGCTCCTGGCATTGGTACTATAGCAAGACCAATCATAGGTAAACCGGATTGACTCAATTTTGTTTCGATGTTTTCAGGACCTAATTCGGCTCCTCCAATATCGCTTAAACGAACAATCTTATCTCCGTTAGTACGAATGATAATGTTGTTGAATTCTTCCGGTTTTGAAAGATTACCAACCGTTTTTACGGTTAATTCGGTATTGTTTCCTGTTAGTTTTCCCGAAGGCAATTCAACGTTTTGGGAGTTTAAAGCATTGCGAACATCGGATACGGTACATTTATAAGCGGTAAGTTTTACAGGGTCAATCCACAAACGCATAGCGTAGCGTTTTTGCCCCCAGATTTGAACACCACTGACTCCGGGAATAGTTTCCAAACGTTGTGAAATCACATTTTCGGCATAATCACTCAGTTCCAGAGAACTTCTGGTGTCACTTTGCACGGTCATCGAAATAATAGCGTCACTGTCGGCATCTGCTTTGGAGACTACCGGTGGGGCGTCAATATCCTGCGGCAAACTTCTGATGGCTTGAGAAACTTTATCACGAACGTCGTTTGCTGCTTCTTCCAGATTTTTATCCAGATTAAATTCAATGGTGATGTTGCTGCTTCCCTGATTACTGGAAGAAGTTATGTTTCGAATCCCATCAATTGCGTTAACCGCTTTTTCAAGAGGCTCTGTGATCTGAGATTCTATAATGTCGGAATTGGCTCCGGTATAGTTGGTTCGGATAGAAACCTGCGCAGGGTCGATCGAAGGAAATTCCCTAACACCTAAAAAGGTATAACCAATGAAACCGAACAGAATAATTAAAAGATTCAGTACGATGGTTAAAACAGGTCTTTTTATACTGGTTGTTGATAAACTCATACTGTTATTTATGATTTTAGAGTTTAGATTTTAGATTTTTTTTTTGAATAACGGACAAAAGAGTATGGAATATAGAAAATAGATTGGAGCGTATTAAGTATCCCGTTAGACGTCATACATTTTACAACTCACATTTTACATTTTCTATTTTTTTACATTCACTTTTATTGGCGCCTCATTTTTAAGTGACATTACGCCACTGGTAATTAGAGTATCTCCGGCTTTTAGTCCTGACAGAATTAAAATAGAAGAGTCTGTTCTTGTCGTAGCGTCAACCATCACTTCTTTGGCCTTACCCATATTGGCAATGTATACTTTCTTACCGCTTTGTACCGGAATTATAGCTTCTGAAGGCACCACAATGGCATCTTTTACAATGTTTAGAGGCAGTTTTACATCGGCAAAAGTTCCTGGGAAAAGCTTTCCGTCAGCGTTATCAGCAATAGCACGAATTTGCAGTGTACGTGTAGCAACTTCGACTTCCGGCTCGATGGCGTATATTTTTGCTGTATAGACTTTATCGGAACCTGAAACGGAAAAATCGATAGTTGATCCGGATTTTACTTGTGAAGCATATTTTTCAGGTATCGAAAATGTAATTTTTAGTTTACCGGTATTTACCAGTTTGGCAACCAGAACGGTAGGAGTGATGTAGGTGCCCGGAGAAATTGAACGCAAACCAACTTTTCCTGAAAACGGAGCTTTAACGGAAGTTTTGGCAATTTGAGCTCTGATTAACTGACTTTGTGCCTGTGCAGAAGCATGATCGGCTTTCGCAATGTCAAATTCTTCCTGACTGATAGCTTCCTTCTGAAGCAATAATTTTGCTCTTCTCTCATTTTCAGCAGCCAGACCTTCACGGGTTACGGCTTGTCTAAGTTGTGCTTTTAATTCGATGTCATTTACTTTAAAAAGTACCTGTCCTTTGTTTACAAAACTGCCTTCATTGAAGTAAATCCCTTCCACAATTCCGGAAACTTCACTTCGAATTTCAATTTGTTCATTGGCTTCAATAGAACCTGATAGTGACAGGTTGTTGTCGAAGGTTGCAGTTTTAACAACTATTCCGGTTACAGTAGTAGGAGTATCTTTGTCTCCAAACTTTTTCGATTCGTCGTTTTTCTTTTTATTCGACACGACTCTGTAGGCAATAAAACCTCCTAATACGATGATCAGTAGGGCGTAAACTAAGTTTTTTACTTTCATAAACTTGAGGTAAAGGTATTTTTTTGGTGTATGTTTTGAGTAAGCACACAAATTTAACTTTTTGTTGTGAAATCTGGAGAGCTTAGCTTTTATTTAACATTTGTACGTACAAACATTACATAAAACTAAACTTAGACTCTTTTTCTGCACCAAGGTTTAATACAGGAACTAAAAAAAACAAAATAAATAATCAACTCGTTGGTTTTAAATAATATAAAAATTACTTAATACATAGTCCCGATGCATCGGGATATGTCTATATAAAAGTATATAAAAAGAAACCATAGTTGCAGCTGTGTTCAAAATAAGTGAAACGCCTGATTTAAAAATATTAATTCTATGTATGTACCTGTTAAAGAATGATTATATCCAACGGGTTAAATAAGTTAAAGTTTACATCCTTTTAAAACTTCTTTTCTATGGTTTTACCCACAAAAAGGGTAGAATTACGGGTTCTGCAAATCAAAAAAATCCGACAAAGATGATTTTCGAAGCATTTTGTCCGATTTTATTTGCACTTTATCGATTTTATTCGTAACATTGATAGGCTTAAACAAAATGATCTGTTTTTTAAGGACTAATAATGTTTTTGAGAGTTAAGCGTTAAAATGTGTAGGTTTTTTATTTGATTTAAAGTTAAAATAGTTAAATAAATAAACAGTGTAGTTAACAACTGTTTAGACATTTTTTAAGTTTCAACACCAAATTTACTTGTTTATGCTAAAAAAATTACTTGTTGGTTTATGGATGGCATTGTTGGTTGTTGCTATCTCATTTCTCTTCTGGCAGAATGAATTTAAATACAGTTTACCTACGCCGGTTCCTCAAAATTTCAAAGCGATAGCTCTAGGAAGCAAGATTGATTTAAAATGTTGTTTGGCAGATCGAAAACCCATTTTTATCCATTTCTTCAATCCCGACTGTCCTTGTTCTCGGTTTAACATTCCTCATGTTTCGGAACTCATTAAAAAGTATGGTGACCGGATTAATTTTAAAATTGTGGTGCTCAACAAAGAGAGGTCTTTCACTATAGCCGAAATTCAGAAAAAATTTGATGCTGAAATTCCGGTTTATTTCGATCAGGCTATAGCGAAAAGTTGTGGTGTATTCTCAACCCCGCAGGCTGTTCTTCTGGATGCTTCTCAGAATTTGTATTATCGTGGAAACTACAATAAAACCAGGTATTGTACCAATACAGACAGTAATTATGCGCAAATAGCAATTGATTCCTTATTGAAACAGCATCATTCTCCTTCGTTTGATGTTTTAGCGCTAAGAGCTTATGGATGCTCGTTACCAAAATGCAATAAATAAACCAAATTCTTAACCAAAATCATTTTAATTTATGAAAACAAGAGCCAGTTTGAATGAACAAGATTATTTGCACAATTTCATGTCTACGATGACCCAACGATCGGACACCATTGTCAATTATGTTTTAGCGATTTATTTTCTGTTTGGAATTGCTTTAGCTTTTAAATATGATACGTTTGAAATCGGAGTAGGAGTAGGTGTTTTAAATTTGCTGTTGTACTATTCAGCAAAGTTTTTCTTTAAAAAATCTAACTTTTACCAGTATGTGCTGGCTATTGTTTTGGCCATATTTATGGCACAGTACATCTATCAAATGCATGGTTTGTTTGAGATGCATTTTACCGTTTTTATTGCCAGTACAATTTTAATTATCTATCAAAACTGGAAGCTCCAGATTCCTTTGACACTTTTGGTAGTCTTGCATCATGGGGCTTTGGCGTATTTGCAAAATCAGGTTTTCAACGACCCAAAAGGATTACAATTGTATTTTTCACAGGTTAATTTTGATGTGGAAACCTTTGTAATTCACGTCGTCTTGGCGGCAGTGGTATTTTTTATGAATGGGTATTGGGCGTATTATTTTAAAGAACACAGTCAAAACCATATTTCTAAAATTTCAGACGAATACGAATTAGAAAACATGAAGCTGGCTTCTGCAAAGTACAGTTCACTAACCGCTACTAAAGATTATAATGATTTCATTCACAGAACTACACTGGATTTGAAATTACCAGTAAGCTCTGTGCTTAAACTTATTGACGTTTCCAAAGGACACACAGACAATGATAAATTATTGAATTATCTGGAGATGATGCGTGAAAGCGCCAAGAGAATTGACGACCTGGTAAACGATATTCATGTGAAATCTACTGATAGCAGGAATTAAAACAACAACTTGCAGTGTGTTTTAAATCAGTGATTTATACATTTTAAAATACAGGCCTAAGATAAAAAATGGTATTGCTTATTAATTTTAAATACAGGATTTATGGACAACAGAATTACTCGCCCGACTCCATCCGACAGAGAAGTCGACTGGAACAAAACAAAAGTATTATTAAGTAAAACAGATACAAAAGGAACCATTTTATATGCAAATGAGGCATTTATTGATGTTTCGGGATATGATGAGCACGAATTAATCGGTCACGCTCATAATATTGTCCGTCATCCGGATATGCCGAAAGTAATTTTTAAATTTCTATGGGATAGTATTAAATCAAGTCAGAATATCCATGTCATTATCAAAAACATGTCTAAAACGGGACGATTTTATTGGGTGGTAACCGATTTTAAAATCATTGCAGATGGTGATGGTGAAATTGTTGGTTACTTCGGAACAAGAAAAGCTGTGCCGGAAGAAATCATTACCAAGTTTATTGATCCTCTGTATAAAAAACTGCTGCATATTGAGGAGGTAAGCGGAATGGGTGCTGCCGAAGATTATTTGATTGGCTTTTTAGAAGAACGCAAAAAAACGTATATGGAGTACATCGATCATTTGATTGCGACAGGAAAAGACGATAAGAACAAAATAAGCAAAGGACTTTTTAGTGGTCTGTTTGAAAAAAAAGCAGCTCCTAAAAAATAACAACTTCACGAAGTTACATATACTTCATTGTAAAAGATAAGCATTCAACTTAGAAGAATTTGTCCCCCAACGAATTCAAATCACCAAAAAACATCAGTTGTTAAAAGCTTGGCCTTTACCACAATGAAGTATATTTTTTTTTTATAAATTGCCATAAGCCTTCGACTCCGCTCAGGGTGACCAAATTATTGCTGTATATGGTTTAGTTTTCATAAGCCTTCGACTTCGCTCAGGGTGACCAAAGTATAGCTGTATTTAGTTTAGTTTTCAAAAGCCTTCGACTCCGCTCAGGGTGAACAAAGTATAGCGGTATTTGGTTTAGTTTTCATAAGCCTTCGACTCCGCTCAGGGTGAACAGAGTATAGCGGTATTTGGTTTAGTTTTCATAAGCCTACGACTCCGCTCAGGGCGACCGCAATAGCTGTATTTGATTTAGTTTTCATAAGCCTTCGACTCCGCTCAGGGCGACCGTAGTATAGCTGTATTTGGTTTAGTTTTCAAAAGTCTTTGACTCCGCTCAGGTTGACCGTAGTATAGCTGTGTTTATTTTTAGTTCTCAAAAGTCTTCGACTCCGCTCAGGGTGACCGTAGTATAGCTGTATTTGGTTTAGTTTTCAAAAGTCTTTGACTCCGCTCAGGTTGACCGTAGTATAGCTGTGTTTATTTTAGTTCTCAAAAGTCTTCGACTCCGCTCAGGGTGACCAAAGTATAGCTGTATTTCGTTTAGTTTTCATAAGCCTTCGACTCCGCTCAGGGTGACCGTAGTATAGCTGTGTTTATTTTAGTTCTCAAAAGTCTTCGACTTCGCTCAGGATGACCATAGCGTTCTTGTTTAGAATATCCGTAGTAAAACACAATATCAGTATCTTAACATCTCAGCACCTTAGAACCTTAGAACCTTAACTAATATAATTCCAAATGTTTTTCTTCTTGGTCAGTTCGATAAAAACAGCCTTTAATATGGCGTGTTCTGGTTTTTGTAACGGTGCGTCTTCTTTTAGGATTTTCATGGCATAATTACGCGCCATACCTAGAATATCCCTGTCGCGGACAATATCGGCAATTTGAAGATTTAGAACGCCGCTTTGTTGTGTTCCCATCAAATCACCCGGGCCGCGTAGTTTAAGATCTACTTCGGCGATTTCAAAACCATCATTGGTCTGAACCATGGTTTCCATTCGTGTTTTACTGTCGGAACTTAATTTGAAACTCGTCATCAGAATACAATAACTCTGTTCGGCTCCACGTCCTACACGTCCACGCAGCTGATGCAATTGCGACAGACCAAAACGTTCTGCGCTTTCAATGATCATTACACTGGCATTAGGAACGTTAACACCAACCTCAATTACAGTGGTGGCTACCATGATATTGGTTTTACCTTCAGAAAAACGTTTCATCTCAGCATCTTTATCAGCAGGTTTCATTTTGCCATGCAGGATAGAAATAGCGTATTGAGGTAATGGAAAATCACGGGAAATACTCTCGTAACCGTCCATTAGATCTTTAAAATCCATTTTTTCTGATTCCTGAATCAACGGATAAACAATATAAATCTGTCTCCCTAATGCAATTTCATCACGCAGGAATTTCCAGACTTTCAAACGATTACTGTCGTATCGGTGAACCGTTTGAATTGGTTTTCGTCCGGGAGGTAATTCGTCAATTACAGAAATATCTAAGTCCCCATATAAACTCATAGCCAAAGTTCTCGGAATAGGAGTAGCGGTCATAACCAAAACGTGGGGAGGAATTTCGTTTTTCTTCCACAATTTCGAACGCTGTTCTACGCCAAAACGATGCTGTTCGTCAATTACAGCGAGTCCCAGATTCTGAAATTTCACCTTGTCTTCCAGTAGCGCATGTGTACCAATTAAAATTTGCAAACTTCCGTTTTCCAGTTCTTCGTGAATTATTTTTCGGGCCGCAGTTTTACTTGAACCTGTCAGAAGTTTTATGTTGATATTTAGCGTTTTAGCTAATTCAGATAAACCGATAAAATGCTGATTGGCAAGGATTTCTGTAGGAGCCATTAAGCACGCCTGAAAACCATTGTCTATCGCCAAAAGCATACTCATAAAAGCCACAATTG
Encoded proteins:
- a CDS encoding efflux RND transporter periplasmic adaptor subunit is translated as MKVKNLVYALLIIVLGGFIAYRVVSNKKKNDESKKFGDKDTPTTVTGIVVKTATFDNNLSLSGSIEANEQIEIRSEVSGIVEGIYFNEGSFVNKGQVLFKVNDIELKAQLRQAVTREGLAAENERRAKLLLQKEAISQEEFDIAKADHASAQAQSQLIRAQIAKTSVKAPFSGKVGLRSISPGTYITPTVLVAKLVNTGKLKITFSIPEKYASQVKSGSTIDFSVSGSDKVYTAKIYAIEPEVEVATRTLQIRAIADNADGKLFPGTFADVKLPLNIVKDAIVVPSEAIIPVQSGKKVYIANMGKAKEVMVDATTRTDSSILILSGLKAGDTLITSGVMSLKNEAPIKVNVKK
- a CDS encoding TlpA family protein disulfide reductase, which gives rise to MLKKLLVGLWMALLVVAISFLFWQNEFKYSLPTPVPQNFKAIALGSKIDLKCCLADRKPIFIHFFNPDCPCSRFNIPHVSELIKKYGDRINFKIVVLNKERSFTIAEIQKKFDAEIPVYFDQAIAKSCGVFSTPQAVLLDASQNLYYRGNYNKTRYCTNTDSNYAQIAIDSLLKQHHSPSFDVLALRAYGCSLPKCNK
- the recG gene encoding ATP-dependent DNA helicase RecG, producing the protein MSNNLLETPIEYLKGVGPSRGQLLRKELGIHKYGDLVNFFPNRYIDRTRYYKINELQNTGSEVQIIGKIINIKTVEFAKNKKRLVATFVDDTGQIDLNWFQGHKWIRESLKLNEVCVIFGKCSLYGSQFSMAHPEIELWSEHERSLRSAMQPVYPSTETLANKGISNRTINKLMEQLFLETQALFTETFPAYLIEELRLISKRAALFNIHFPKNTDALAKAQYRLKFEELFFIQLQLITKNLIRKHKIKGHPFTTVGTFFNEFYQNHLPFSLTNAQKRVIKEIRSDMGSNAQMNRLLQGDVGSGKTIVAFMSMLLAIDNGFQACLMAPTEILANQHFIGLSELAKTLNINIKLLTGSSKTAARKIIHEELENGSLQILIGTHALLEDKVKFQNLGLAVIDEQHRFGVEQRSKLWKKNEIPPHVLVMTATPIPRTLAMSLYGDLDISVIDELPPGRKPIQTVHRYDSNRLKVWKFLRDEIALGRQIYIVYPLIQESEKMDFKDLMDGYESISRDFPLPQYAISILHGKMKPADKDAEMKRFSEGKTNIMVATTVIEVGVNVPNASVMIIESAERFGLSQLHQLRGRVGRGAEQSYCILMTSFKLSSDSKTRMETMVQTNDGFEIAEVDLKLRGPGDLMGTQQSGVLNLQIADIVRDRDILGMARNYAMKILKEDAPLQKPEHAILKAVFIELTKKKNIWNYIS
- a CDS encoding PAS domain-containing protein yields the protein MDNRITRPTPSDREVDWNKTKVLLSKTDTKGTILYANEAFIDVSGYDEHELIGHAHNIVRHPDMPKVIFKFLWDSIKSSQNIHVIIKNMSKTGRFYWVVTDFKIIADGDGEIVGYFGTRKAVPEEIITKFIDPLYKKLLHIEEVSGMGAAEDYLIGFLEERKKTYMEYIDHLIATGKDDKNKISKGLFSGLFEKKAAPKK